From Dermacentor albipictus isolate Rhodes 1998 colony chromosome 8, USDA_Dalb.pri_finalv2, whole genome shotgun sequence:
GTTATGCCTTCCCGCTTCATCTGAGCTCCTTATGGTGGCAATGTTAAACTCGCGCAATTTTTGTTCGTTTCGCTGAGATCGCGCTTCTAGAGGAGATGATTTTCAAACTCCTGCCTCTAGTAACATTTGCCATAAATGGGAAAAACAACTTCACTTCATTACCCTCCAGATGAAATTCTTGAAGTTGGCCCATGCCTGCCCGGCGTGGCAAATCCTGTATCGTTACCGAATACCTATTTGCTTCTGTGTTAAAAAGTGACCTCTTTACAGATGCTATCCATGGAATTTATGAAAAACGTCGTACTGACAGCATGGTTACTTGAGTTCACGCTACGTATCATAACACTCTCCAAACGAAGCGGGCCCGCCACGAAACAGGAGCGAGCACAATTGCCAAATTAGACCTCAAGGCCTCTACTAGCTGTAGTATATATTCGGCAGACCAGacgtggtggcttagtggtttTGGCGTTTCGCTACAAAGCCCGAGGGCACCGGTTCGAAATGCGAAAAACTGGTCTACCATGCGAATGCTTCCCGCTAAAATATCCAGGATGGTCAGATTTAGCTCGGACTCCCCCCCGCTACGGAGTGCTTCACAATCGTGTCGTGGTTTTGGTGCGTGCGACCCAGATTTATTCACCATGAATTAGCTGATCCGTAAATAAATCAAACGTTTGTGCTTCTTAGGCCACTTCTCTACCTCAGTGCCCGTCCATACTCCATCTCCAGCACGCATGTGAAATTTGACGCACCTCATTGCGGCTGCGATCCCAATTGAGCCTgcccgatttttttttatattagaACTGATAGTTCGTGTACGTATGGTTAACctatcaaaagaaaaaaacatgtgaGCCAAACATCCGTACAATACTCTCCCATGTTGGCGTTCGCACACTATGAACACGCTGAACTTCTTTCCCAAACGTCCAAAACGTGATTTTGTTAGCAGTTATACAAACGGAACCAGTCATTGCAAAAGCAGGCGCAAATTTTCAGCGGACTTTACTTTCCCCACCGACACTGGAAGGGCCTGCTCGAAACGACAACAAAAGTCAATTCTAACAGAAACATCTAACCAGCACCCAAGAGCAGAAATGGAAATTAAAATGGGTGAGCCCGGCAACAAGCTAGAGATGGACCGCGCTTACGTTCCACGCTTCGTCCTGGTGCAGTTTCCGGACATTGGAGCTAGCAGCTTCTGGAGCCTTGAGCTTTCGCGCCCCGTGCCCAGAATCTGTCGCCAGGTTAAGTCCAGGCGCAGAACTTCCGGTCTACGGGCGTATTGCGGTGGAGCCAGTGGGGCCGTCCTGGACTTCAGATCACCGGCTCACTGACAGCAGATCGCGGTCCGCGCACTTTGTACACGGCCGCCGACTATATCTACAAGTATCGTGGCATTCACTCAGTCTTCTGAACACCGGAGCCCCCCCTGTGCATTCTGCGCATGCGTGGAATTCTGTTAAAACGCAACGCCCCATCAGCGCGCCCCTCAGTGGGTACGGCAGCAAGCCAGCGATGACCCGTGCTAACGTTCCACGCTTCCTGCTGGTGAAGGTAACGAACTCTTATTGTCTTTACGCAAAGCCTAGTAGCCACCGTGCACTCTTTGGGCTGCCGGACCCACGGTGCTTTTCTTGCATTGTGTGTGATTGTGCACATATGCTGTTCAAACTCCTCATGCTACCTGGTGATATCGAAACTAACCACGGTCCTGACAAAGAAATTCTTAATGTTGTGAAGGAACTGCAGTCTGAACAGACGGTAATGCTTGAACAACTAAAGTCTATTAAAAAAACTAGTTGATCATGATAAAACGTTCAGTGAAATTAAATCACGGCTAGACATAACTGAGACAGTCTGTGTTGGTATCGACGACATGCAGATTGAATTGGGCAAACTCCATGAGATAAGCACTCAAAATGTGGCACAGATGGTTGTACTGTCTGCCCGGATAAACGATGCTGAAAGCAGATCTAGAATAAATACCCTCGTTTTACACAGCGTCCCTGATAAACCAAAAGAATCATGGTGTGTTTCTCAGAAAATCATTTTTGTGCATTGTAAACACTATTTACATGTACAAATAGAACCGCGTGATATTCAGCGTGCACATCGCATTGGGTCTTTCCAGATAGGAAAGTGCAGGGCTATAATTGTGAGGTTCGCCATCTTTAAAAGAACACATCTTGTCTTTTCTTCGGCTCGGAAGTTTATGGATACGTGGTATGCCGTTGCACCAGATCTCGCCCCAATCACGCGCCTTGCCTAGAAACGCCTCATCAAGTTTGAAAGGGCCCGTAAACTACGGCACAAGTTGCGGCATGAAAAACTTGTCGTAGGTGAAAAAACCTACTACTTCAACCACACTCATAACTAGATCATTGAGGAACGCCTTTAGCCATCATTGAGACCAAATGGTAGACCACATCCACGGAACTGTCAGCCTTGATCATTCCTGCTCGCTAACATTCGAAGTGTTGTTCCGAAGGGCGATGCACTGTGCAGTGTAATAGGCTCATCTTCTTGCGATGTTTTGCTACTAACAGAAACATGACTTAACAGATCAATCGATGATACCGAAATTTTCCCTTAGCTCTGGCATTTTGACATTTTTCGAAAAGATAGACCCGATAACTCACGCGGTGGGGGTGTATTAATCGCCACTAAGCGGCACCTGCATTGTTCGCTCGTAAACCTCTCTTCACAAATGGAAATGATTTGGATACGATGCATTGCTACACACCTGCACATTCTGACTGGTATTTGCTATCGGTCTCCTAGTACCGACagttctttcacacttttacttCATGAAGCCTTAAATACGTTAACAAAAACATATCCTAACAGTCCTGTCCTCCTGTATGGAGATTTTATTTTTCCATCTATTGATAGGTCCGATCCTGCCTGTACATTATCTATAAGCAGCCTCGCTAGCGATTTCCTAAACACGTGTATAACATTCGCCTTAGCACAGCTCGTCACTGACTCAGCACGTTTTACAGCTCCCCCGTACAACGTTTTACATCTTGTATTAACAACTCACCCTGATAAATTTACCACTGTCACCTTATTGCGCAGTTTGAGCGACCACCTGACAGTAGATACGTCGTTTCATTGCAACGTACTGACGAAACAAAAAATCGAAAAACACTTACACACTATGATAGAGGCGACTATGTCAGCGTGAACCGAGAA
This genomic window contains:
- the LOC135914509 gene encoding uncharacterized protein isoform X4, translating into MGRPGLQITGSLTGAHRGPRDVLCTRPPTISASIVAFTHSGPSSKLPMPRANVARFLLVQFLGLWRSQLLQPCSIRAPCPESVARLTTGAKHPVCGRIAVEPMGRPGLQITGSLTGAHRGPRDVLCTRPPTISASIVAFTHSGPSSKLPMPRANVARFLLVQGSGDQTRLGRISWHATPVKTFRPNGRGFRTLELAASGALSFRAPCPESVARLSPGAELPVYGRIAVEPVGPSWTSDHRLTDSRSRSAHFVHGRRLYLQVSWHSLSLLNTGAPPVHSAHAWNSVKTQRPISAPLSGYGSKPAMTRANVPRFLLVKVTNSYCLYAKPSSHRALFGLPDPRCFSCIVCDCAHMLFKLLMLPGDIETNHGPDKEILNVVKELQSEQTVMLEQLKSIKKTS